TGCTGGACCGGGCAGAAAAGATGCGCGGCGAAGGGCAAACGGTAATGTTCGCTGCGGTCGATGGAAAACCTGCCGGCCTGCTGGGAGTCGCCGACCCGATCAAGGAGACCACCCCCGCGGCCATTCGCGAGTTGCACGCCGAGGGACTGCGCCTGGCCATGCTGACCGGCGACAGCCGCACGACGGCGCAGGCCGTCGCCGGCAAGCTCGGTTTGGATGAGGTGGAAGCGGAGGTGCTCCCCGAGCGCAAGGCTGAAGTCGTGAAAAAATTCCAGCAGGAAGGGCGCAAGGTGGCGATGGCCGGCGATGGCATCAACGACGCGCCGGCGCTCGCTCAGGCCGACGTCGGTATCGCCATGGGGACGGGCACCGATGTGGCCATGAAGAGTGCCGGTGTTACCCTGATGCAAGGCGATCTGCGCGGGATTCTCAAGGCGCGCAGACTGAGCGAGGCGACCATGCGCAATATCAAGCAAAACCTCTTTTTCGCCTTCGTCTACAACGCCCTGGGGGTGCCGATTGCGGCCGGGGTGCTTTAC
The nucleotide sequence above comes from Desulfuromonadales bacterium. Encoded proteins:
- a CDS encoding HAD-IC family P-type ATPase yields the protein EDFQAVTGKGVTGRVDQRKVAFGNPSLLQDLGIASDALLDRAEKMRGEGQTVMFAAVDGKPAGLLGVADPIKETTPAAIRELHAEGLRLAMLTGDSRTTAQAVAGKLGLDEVEAEVLPERKAEVVKKFQQEGRKVAMAGDGINDAPALAQADVGIAMGTGTDVAMKSAGVTLMQGDLRGILKARRLSEATMRNIKQNLFFAFVYNALGVPIAAGVLYPYFGILLSPMIAAAAMSFSSVSVVANALRLRKTKF